One stretch of Segatella copri DNA includes these proteins:
- a CDS encoding metallophosphoesterase yields MVKIQYASDLHLEFMENTLYLETHPLQPVADILVLAGDTGYLGDEGFVKHPFWDWASENFKEVIVIPGNHEFYLGYDLEQLYDGWCMEIRHNIRCYYNAVKHLSDDTDLIVSTLWGYIEPQDAFSTERRVNDFHRIKDCGVVINSERFNQEHAKCRAFIEKAVSESQAKHIVVATHHVPSFQLVSPDFKESPINGAFTAELGNFIAYNRIDYWVYGHSHRNIDRIIGNTQCVSNQLGYVNHGESESFDSKKCINLML; encoded by the coding sequence ATGGTTAAGATACAATATGCTTCAGATTTGCATCTGGAATTCATGGAGAATACCCTGTATTTGGAGACTCATCCTCTTCAGCCTGTTGCTGACATCCTGGTGTTGGCTGGAGATACTGGCTATTTAGGTGATGAAGGCTTTGTCAAGCATCCATTCTGGGATTGGGCTTCAGAGAATTTCAAGGAAGTAATAGTAATACCAGGTAATCATGAGTTTTATTTGGGTTATGACTTGGAGCAACTCTATGATGGATGGTGCATGGAAATTCGGCACAATATCAGATGCTATTATAATGCTGTAAAACATCTTTCGGATGATACAGACCTCATCGTTTCTACACTATGGGGATATATAGAGCCGCAGGATGCTTTTTCAACCGAGCGCAGAGTAAATGATTTCCATCGTATTAAGGATTGTGGCGTTGTGATAAACAGCGAACGGTTTAATCAAGAGCATGCTAAGTGCCGCGCTTTCATAGAAAAGGCTGTTAGTGAAAGCCAGGCAAAGCATATTGTTGTGGCAACGCATCATGTTCCATCATTTCAACTGGTGTCTCCGGATTTCAAGGAAAGTCCGATAAACGGTGCTTTCACAGCAGAGCTGGGGAACTTCATTGCTTATAACCGAATAGATTATTGGGTTTATGGTCATTCTCATCGTAACATAGACAGGATAATAGGAAATACTCAATGTGTTTCGAATCAGCTTGGGTATGTGAATCATGGAGAATCTGAGTCTTTTGATTCAAAGAAATGTATTAATTTAATGCTTTAG
- a CDS encoding DMT family transporter, translated as MNWIILLFAGLFEVSLTFCLGKARAASGIWFYLWGSGFLASTILSMAFLAKAVQTLPLGTAYAIWTGIGAVGTVLIGIFVFKEPATPIRLFFLFTLIASLIGLKIVSY; from the coding sequence ATGAATTGGATAATTTTATTGTTCGCAGGATTATTTGAGGTGAGCCTCACGTTCTGCTTGGGAAAAGCGAGAGCAGCATCAGGAATTTGGTTTTATCTGTGGGGGAGCGGTTTCCTTGCTTCCACCATTCTGAGCATGGCTTTTCTCGCCAAGGCGGTGCAGACTTTGCCTTTGGGCACGGCCTACGCCATCTGGACAGGCATCGGGGCAGTGGGTACGGTTTTGATAGGGATATTCGTTTTCAAGGAACCAGCCACTCCCATCAGGCTTTTCTTCCTCTTCACGCTCATTGCTTCCTTGATTGGATTGAAGATTGTGTCATATTAA
- a CDS encoding transglycosylase SLT domain-containing protein, giving the protein MKNKGYLYALYALFLLAACADKKPQQELTPWGTPVGEMEYADNSDGADGDEKKPASTNKGLSLEDIQANGELIMLTVNGPTTYYDYHSHGMGLQYLLCEKFAQQIGVSLRVEECKDTAEMVRKLEKGEGDVIAVPLPRKQTRGNLLFCGVTPDSTRTQWAVLNGNKSLADTLNGWFKPKLIAQVKQEESWLLSSASVRRHVYSPFLNRSKGVISRYDHLFQRYSGTARMDWRLMAAQCYQESCFDPNAKSWAGACGLMQIMPGTAAHLGLPMSMIHEPEANVAAAARYMAELQGHFADVGDPSQRMLFALASYNGGYFHIRDAMSLARKHGQNPHNWGVIRDYILRLSQPAYYTDPVVKYGYMRGTETVNYVDRIRARWGEYSGGSGFHESLRGSGMGSGSFHGAPVKSKRHYQNKYHI; this is encoded by the coding sequence ATGAAGAATAAAGGATATTTATACGCATTATATGCACTATTTTTGCTCGCTGCCTGTGCCGACAAGAAACCGCAGCAGGAGCTTACGCCATGGGGAACTCCCGTAGGCGAAATGGAGTATGCGGATAACTCTGATGGGGCTGATGGCGATGAAAAGAAACCTGCTTCAACCAACAAGGGGCTTTCGCTCGAAGATATTCAGGCCAATGGTGAACTCATCATGCTTACCGTTAACGGCCCTACGACCTATTATGATTACCACAGCCACGGAATGGGACTGCAATATCTGCTCTGCGAGAAGTTTGCCCAGCAGATCGGCGTGTCGTTACGCGTAGAAGAATGTAAGGATACGGCTGAAATGGTGCGCAAGTTGGAGAAGGGAGAAGGCGATGTGATTGCCGTTCCCCTACCCCGAAAACAGACCAGAGGTAATCTGCTTTTCTGTGGAGTTACGCCCGACAGCACCCGAACCCAATGGGCTGTGCTGAACGGTAACAAGAGTCTTGCCGACACCCTGAACGGCTGGTTTAAGCCTAAGCTGATTGCTCAGGTCAAGCAGGAAGAATCGTGGCTGCTTTCTTCTGCCAGCGTGCGCCGCCACGTTTATTCACCATTCCTGAACCGTTCTAAGGGTGTTATTTCCCGCTACGACCACCTCTTCCAGCGCTATAGCGGAACGGCTCGCATGGACTGGCGTCTGATGGCTGCCCAATGTTATCAGGAGAGCTGTTTCGACCCGAATGCGAAGTCATGGGCTGGAGCTTGCGGACTGATGCAGATTATGCCAGGCACGGCTGCCCATCTGGGTTTGCCGATGAGCATGATTCATGAACCTGAGGCGAATGTGGCTGCGGCAGCCAGATATATGGCGGAACTGCAGGGGCATTTTGCGGATGTGGGCGACCCGTCGCAGCGCATGCTTTTCGCCCTTGCTTCTTATAATGGTGGCTATTTCCACATCAGAGATGCGATGTCGCTGGCTCGCAAACATGGTCAGAATCCGCACAATTGGGGCGTAATTCGCGATTATATTCTGCGCCTTTCTCAACCGGCTTATTACACAGATCCGGTAGTGAAATATGGTTATATGCGAGGCACGGAGACGGTTAATTATGTAGATAGAATCAGAGCTCGCTGGGGCGAATATAGTGGTGGTTCAGGCTTCCATGAGAGCCTTCGTGGCAGCGGTATGGGCAGCGGTTCCTTCCATGGAGCCCCTGTTAAATCCAAGCGCCACTACCAGAATAAGTACCATATATAA
- the aroC gene encoding chorismate synthase has product MRNTFGNLFTLTTFGESHGIAVGGVIDGFPAGIEIDMDFIQSELNRRRPGQSHITTARKEADKVEFLSGVFEGKSTGTPIGFEVRNQNQHSQDYENMRCLFRPSHADFTYHEKYGVRDHRGGGRSSARITIARCVGGALAKLALRKLGISITAYTSQVGSIALEKDYHLYDLNTIEDNPVRCPDQQKAKEMEDLIAQVKADGDTIGGIITCVIKGCPVGLGEPEFDKLHAQLGAAMLGINAVKGFEYGEGFAGVTARGSEQNDVFIPKADAGEMPEDAAVNQDVAARITTKSNHSGGIQGGLSNGQDIYFRVAFKPVATLLMEQNTVDLEGNATTLTARGRHDPCVLPRAVPVVEAMAAMVILDNYLLNKTVRIS; this is encoded by the coding sequence ATGAGGAATACATTTGGCAATCTTTTCACTCTCACTACGTTTGGAGAGAGTCATGGAATAGCTGTAGGAGGCGTTATTGACGGATTTCCTGCAGGCATAGAAATCGACATGGACTTTATCCAGAGCGAGCTGAACCGCCGACGCCCAGGACAGAGCCACATCACTACGGCCAGAAAGGAAGCTGACAAGGTAGAGTTTCTGAGTGGTGTGTTCGAAGGCAAATCAACAGGAACCCCTATCGGCTTTGAGGTGCGTAACCAGAACCAGCATTCTCAGGACTATGAGAATATGCGCTGCCTCTTCCGCCCTTCTCACGCAGATTTCACCTATCACGAGAAGTATGGCGTACGCGATCATCGTGGCGGCGGCCGTTCTTCAGCCCGCATCACCATTGCCCGATGTGTAGGTGGAGCCTTGGCTAAACTTGCCTTGCGAAAGTTGGGCATCAGCATCACGGCTTATACATCACAGGTGGGCAGTATTGCGCTGGAGAAAGATTATCATCTGTATGACCTTAACACCATAGAAGATAATCCGGTGCGCTGTCCTGACCAGCAGAAGGCGAAGGAAATGGAAGATCTCATCGCCCAGGTTAAGGCTGACGGCGATACGATTGGCGGAATCATCACTTGCGTCATCAAGGGTTGCCCGGTAGGATTGGGCGAGCCTGAGTTTGACAAGCTTCATGCACAACTGGGTGCTGCCATGCTTGGCATTAACGCCGTGAAGGGTTTTGAATATGGCGAGGGATTTGCCGGAGTTACTGCCCGCGGAAGTGAGCAGAATGATGTCTTTATCCCGAAGGCTGATGCTGGAGAGATGCCAGAAGATGCTGCCGTGAATCAGGATGTTGCTGCCCGTATTACAACAAAGAGCAATCATAGCGGAGGAATACAGGGCGGTTTGAGCAATGGTCAGGACATTTATTTCCGTGTTGCCTTTAAGCCGGTTGCTACTCTGCTGATGGAGCAGAATACGGTAGATTTGGAAGGAAATGCCACCACGCTGACTGCCCGCGGCCGTCATGATCCATGCGTTTTGCCAAGAGCCGTACCAGTGGTTGAAGCCATGGCTGCCATGGTGATTCTGGATAATTATCTCTTGAATAAAACAGTCAGAATCAGTTAA
- a CDS encoding smalltalk protein translates to MKANTWKTILQIAISILTAIATTLGVTSCMG, encoded by the coding sequence ATGAAAGCGAACACTTGGAAAACAATTCTTCAGATAGCCATCAGCATTCTGACCGCTATCGCTACTACGCTCGGAGTAACGAGCTGCATGGGATAA
- the nth gene encoding endonuclease III, which translates to MLRKERYDFILNHFRSALPNVTTELQFGSAFQLLVATLLSAQCTDKRINMVTPALFARYPDAQHMAQASEDDIYELISSVSYPNAKAKHLAEMSRQLVEMFGGEVPEAADDLEKLAGVGRKTANVIRAVWFGHATMAVDTHVYRVSHRMGLVPKTADTPRKVEDYLMKHIPAEDIPNAHHWILLHGRYICKSTKPLCDKCFFNEYCPKLLKDSKL; encoded by the coding sequence ATGCTTCGTAAGGAAAGATACGATTTTATATTGAATCATTTCAGAAGTGCGCTGCCGAATGTAACTACCGAGTTGCAGTTCGGTAGCGCATTTCAGCTTCTGGTGGCTACCTTGCTTTCTGCGCAATGCACCGACAAACGCATCAACATGGTTACGCCTGCTCTCTTTGCCCGTTATCCTGATGCGCAGCACATGGCACAGGCGAGCGAGGATGATATTTATGAGTTGATCAGTTCGGTGAGTTATCCGAATGCCAAGGCGAAGCATCTTGCTGAAATGTCTCGCCAGCTGGTTGAGATGTTCGGAGGTGAGGTGCCTGAGGCTGCGGATGATTTGGAGAAGTTGGCAGGAGTGGGGCGCAAGACGGCGAATGTGATTCGTGCCGTATGGTTCGGTCATGCTACGATGGCGGTGGATACGCATGTTTATCGTGTGAGTCATCGCATGGGTTTGGTGCCGAAAACGGCAGATACGCCCCGAAAAGTAGAAGATTATCTGATGAAACACATTCCGGCTGAGGATATTCCGAATGCGCATCATTGGATTCTGCTGCATGGCAGATATATTTGCAAGAGTACGAAACCGCTCTGCGATAAATGCTTTTTTAATGAATATTGCCCAAAACTATTAAAGGACAGTAAGCTTTAG
- a CDS encoding Crp/Fnr family transcriptional regulator — MDIKEIINKRYAMPDASLDKLQRCLTEVSYPKGFRVLERGKVEKNIFFIKKGIVRAYTSVDGKEITFWFGKEGATIVSLKGYVNDEPGYETMELMEDSVLYKLERKQLKELFLDDLHIANWGRRYAEMELLATEERLISMLSAIASERYKELLEKEPDLLQRLPLGSIATYLGVTQASLSRIRAKITQP, encoded by the coding sequence ATGGATATAAAAGAAATCATTAATAAGAGATACGCCATGCCGGATGCGTCTTTGGACAAATTGCAGCGATGCTTAACGGAAGTTTCATATCCCAAAGGATTCCGGGTGTTGGAAAGAGGTAAGGTGGAGAAGAACATCTTTTTCATCAAGAAAGGCATTGTCCGCGCATATACTTCAGTGGACGGAAAGGAAATTACCTTTTGGTTTGGCAAAGAGGGAGCGACTATTGTCTCCTTGAAAGGCTATGTGAACGACGAGCCAGGATATGAGACGATGGAGTTGATGGAAGATTCGGTCTTATATAAATTGGAAAGAAAACAGCTGAAAGAGTTGTTTTTGGATGATTTACACATCGCCAATTGGGGACGGCGTTATGCAGAGATGGAGCTGCTTGCCACCGAGGAACGACTGATTTCCATGCTATCCGCCATCGCTTCGGAAAGGTACAAGGAGCTGCTAGAGAAAGAACCAGACTTATTACAAAGGTTGCCATTGGGAAGCATCGCCACCTATTTAGGTGTAACGCAGGCAAGCCTGAGCCGGATTAGGGCAAAAATCACACAGCCGTAA
- a CDS encoding KilA-N domain-containing protein has product MAKIKVENTEISVVNVQNEDYISLTDMAHSQMQEHIIFRWMSLKSTIEYLGEWEKLYNPNFNCTEFDTIKNAAGSNNFVLSVKAWIQRTGAIGIMAKAGRYGGTYAHRDIAYHFGMWISPRFQLLLVKEYQRLKADEQKQLSWSAKRELSKINYRIHTDAIKVNLIPAEVTREQAAMKYADEADVLNIAMFGMTAKQWREQNPDKKGNIRDYASINELICLSNMENLNAVFINDGMAQSERLIKLNQIAIQQMKILEDTGGRNLLK; this is encoded by the coding sequence ATGGCAAAGATAAAAGTTGAAAATACAGAAATATCTGTTGTTAATGTTCAAAATGAGGATTATATCTCTCTGACAGATATGGCACATAGCCAAATGCAAGAGCATATTATTTTCAGATGGATGAGCCTCAAAAGTACAATAGAATACCTCGGTGAATGGGAAAAGCTATATAATCCGAATTTTAATTGTACCGAATTCGATACAATTAAAAATGCAGCAGGAAGCAACAACTTCGTACTTTCTGTAAAGGCATGGATTCAAAGAACAGGTGCAATAGGCATCATGGCAAAAGCTGGCCGATATGGTGGAACTTATGCTCATAGAGACATTGCGTACCACTTTGGAATGTGGATTAGTCCTCGTTTCCAACTTTTGTTGGTAAAAGAGTATCAACGTCTTAAAGCTGATGAGCAGAAACAATTGTCATGGTCTGCCAAGCGGGAACTATCAAAGATAAACTATCGCATTCACACGGATGCTATCAAAGTAAATCTCATTCCTGCGGAAGTGACTCGTGAGCAAGCTGCCATGAAATATGCTGATGAAGCGGATGTACTCAACATAGCCATGTTCGGCATGACTGCGAAACAATGGCGTGAGCAGAATCCCGACAAGAAAGGCAACATTCGTGACTATGCCAGTATTAATGAACTTATCTGTCTCTCAAATATGGAGAATCTCAATGCTGTATTTATCAATGATGGTATGGCGCAGTCTGAGCGACTTATCAAGCTCAATCAGATTGCCATTCAGCAGATGAAAATTCTTGAAGATACAGGCGGAAGAAACTTATTAAAATAA
- a CDS encoding MFS transporter, with translation MKYELRENQGIPAPLLALMAVATGLSVANCYYNQPLLGSMAKEFAVSDFSASMVATLTQIGYVVGLVFVIPLGDLDSRKKLIQANYIISLCALLAIALAPNIYWVWGASLVAGASSVMPQFFIPLVSYHSTPSRKVRNVGIIQSCLLIGILGSRVFSGLLADEWGWRSVYLVASVFMLGCFLLIHRMLPELSARSRENYAGLMKSLLRLLLKYPYLQIASLRAALAYGSFFALWSCLAFRMKQSPFFAGDDMIGALGLCGLAGASTVVFISGYVQKYGARFFSVAGGCVLLAAWLLAFWGNDSYLWIIIAILLIDAGMQCIHLSNQTSVVALDASAINRINTVYMTIYFLGGSAGTFVSGLSWQHYGWTGVVGVGVAFTVASLLVNCIKPNGKPQTGRVGLTCET, from the coding sequence ATGAAGTATGAATTGAGAGAGAACCAAGGTATTCCGGCACCTCTGCTGGCTCTGATGGCAGTAGCTACCGGACTTTCCGTTGCCAACTGCTATTACAACCAGCCCTTGCTGGGCAGTATGGCAAAAGAGTTTGCGGTATCAGACTTTTCTGCCAGCATGGTAGCTACCTTGACCCAGATAGGCTATGTGGTAGGACTTGTATTTGTCATTCCGCTTGGTGATCTGGATTCACGAAAGAAACTGATACAGGCCAATTACATCATTTCTTTGTGCGCCTTGCTTGCCATAGCCCTTGCTCCGAACATCTATTGGGTGTGGGGCGCATCCCTGGTTGCTGGCGCATCTTCGGTAATGCCGCAGTTCTTCATCCCGCTGGTGTCTTACCATTCCACGCCTTCACGCAAGGTGCGCAATGTGGGAATCATACAATCCTGCCTGCTCATAGGCATTCTAGGTTCACGTGTTTTCAGCGGCCTGCTGGCCGACGAATGGGGATGGCGTTCTGTTTATCTTGTGGCTAGTGTGTTTATGCTCGGATGTTTTCTGCTCATACACAGGATGCTGCCAGAGTTGTCTGCCCGTTCGCGGGAAAACTATGCAGGGTTGATGAAATCATTGTTGCGCCTGCTCCTCAAATACCCATACTTGCAAATCGCGTCGCTAAGGGCGGCATTGGCGTATGGTTCCTTCTTCGCCTTATGGAGTTGCCTGGCCTTCCGGATGAAGCAGTCGCCTTTCTTTGCTGGCGACGACATGATTGGAGCTCTCGGTTTGTGCGGACTGGCAGGTGCATCTACGGTGGTCTTCATTAGTGGCTACGTCCAAAAGTATGGTGCAAGGTTCTTCTCTGTTGCCGGAGGATGCGTCTTGTTGGCTGCCTGGCTGCTGGCATTTTGGGGGAATGACAGCTACTTGTGGATAATAATAGCCATCTTGCTGATTGATGCCGGTATGCAATGCATCCATTTGTCGAATCAGACCAGCGTAGTAGCCCTTGACGCATCTGCCATCAACCGTATCAATACTGTTTATATGACCATTTATTTCCTGGGTGGTTCTGCCGGAACTTTCGTTTCTGGCCTGTCCTGGCAGCATTATGGATGGACAGGCGTGGTGGGGGTAGGGGTTGCCTTTACCGTGGCTTCCTTGCTCGTAAACTGCATCAAGCCTAATGGCAAGCCCCAAACAGGGCGTGTGGGGCTTACTTGCGAAACTTGA
- a CDS encoding N-acetylmuramoyl-L-alanine amidase has translation MNSRFCTLIYALIEQLKEEYPFATIHGHNEFANKACPCIDMKKEWG, from the coding sequence ATGAATAGCCGATTTTGCACTTTAATTTATGCCCTCATCGAGCAGCTGAAGGAGGAATATCCATTTGCCACGATTCATGGTCACAATGAATTTGCCAACAAAGCTTGCCCCTGCATTGATATGAAGAAGGAGTGGGGCTAA
- a CDS encoding FKBP-type peptidyl-prolyl cis-trans isomerase, with protein METNNKNKFIVVSYALYDVTNGDNGEEMLIERTTDERPFIFISGMGVTLPAFEEKVVDLAKGEEFDFQLDPEQAYGQHYDERVLELDKQIFTINGQFDAQHVQVGAIIPLQNEDGNHFNAVVKNISDTKVTCDLNHPLAGLKLNFCGQILESREATAEEIAKMAQMISGEGGGCSGGCDNCGGDCKDGNCEGGCEGGCNK; from the coding sequence ATGGAAACAAACAACAAGAACAAGTTTATTGTAGTTTCATACGCACTGTATGATGTAACTAATGGTGATAACGGCGAGGAGATGCTCATCGAGCGCACAACCGACGAGCGTCCGTTCATCTTCATCAGCGGTATGGGTGTTACCCTGCCAGCTTTCGAAGAGAAGGTGGTAGACCTGGCTAAAGGTGAAGAGTTCGACTTCCAGCTGGACCCAGAGCAGGCTTACGGACAGCACTATGATGAGCGCGTACTGGAGCTCGACAAGCAGATTTTTACCATCAACGGCCAGTTTGATGCACAGCACGTACAGGTAGGCGCTATCATCCCATTGCAGAACGAGGATGGCAACCACTTCAACGCTGTAGTGAAGAACATCAGCGATACAAAGGTAACCTGCGACCTGAACCACCCATTGGCTGGCTTGAAACTCAACTTCTGCGGTCAGATTCTCGAGAGCCGCGAGGCTACTGCTGAGGAAATTGCCAAGATGGCTCAGATGATCAGCGGCGAAGGTGGCGGCTGCTCAGGTGGCTGCGACAACTGCGGCGGCGACTGCAAGGATGGCAACTGTGAAGGTGGTTGCGAAGGCGGCTGCAACAAGTAA
- a CDS encoding rhodanese-like domain-containing protein — translation MKKIFIMSILTMLSSLSSCQAQNKGYKSLSADDYEKAIADTAVIRLDVRTAEEFANGHIRGAINIDVLKSDFEQKAAAALPKSKTIAVNCRSGKRSKNAAAILTKNGYQVIELDSGFIGWQAAGKEIVKE, via the coding sequence ATGAAGAAAATATTTATCATGAGCATTTTAACCATGCTATCAAGCCTGTCTTCTTGTCAGGCGCAAAATAAGGGCTATAAGAGTCTGTCGGCAGATGACTATGAGAAAGCCATCGCTGACACCGCAGTAATCCGTCTCGACGTACGAACCGCAGAGGAGTTTGCCAATGGGCATATTCGTGGCGCAATCAATATTGACGTACTGAAATCAGACTTCGAGCAGAAGGCCGCTGCCGCTCTTCCCAAAAGCAAGACTATCGCCGTGAACTGCCGAAGCGGCAAGCGAAGTAAAAATGCCGCAGCTATATTGACAAAGAACGGCTATCAGGTAATAGAACTCGATTCCGGCTTTATTGGCTGGCAGGCAGCAGGAAAAGAAATCGTAAAGGAGTAA
- a CDS encoding HU family DNA-binding protein has protein sequence MINYSIVMRSVNANLLEINQAKSRINQAKKEGKNPDPKDLELVKTEKQNAFAISQYTDIMTIEKFAKHITSHGSVYSRADISAILYIAVDYMREMLLEGKKIRLGDLGDFSLLLTSKGAEDADKFTAQNITGVKVQWEPGQEFKNLRDDAEFNLVASRSAQAAVIKAIKEGKTNVDLNAPTTPDNTPGGSTPGGSNTGQTGSEGQGSESGGGTTGKDDTGDGLE, from the coding sequence ATGATTAATTACAGCATCGTAATGCGTAGCGTGAACGCAAATCTTCTGGAAATCAACCAGGCGAAGTCACGCATCAACCAGGCAAAGAAGGAGGGCAAGAATCCTGACCCAAAGGACCTGGAACTCGTGAAGACCGAGAAGCAGAACGCTTTCGCCATCTCACAGTACACCGACATCATGACCATCGAGAAGTTTGCCAAGCACATCACCTCTCATGGAAGTGTTTATTCAAGAGCCGACATCAGCGCCATCCTCTACATCGCCGTAGACTACATGCGTGAGATGTTGCTCGAGGGCAAGAAAATCCGTCTAGGCGACCTCGGTGATTTCTCTCTCCTTCTCACCTCAAAGGGTGCTGAGGATGCCGACAAGTTCACCGCTCAGAACATCACCGGCGTAAAGGTTCAGTGGGAGCCAGGTCAGGAGTTTAAGAATCTTCGCGATGACGCCGAATTCAACCTCGTAGCCAGCCGCAGCGCTCAGGCAGCCGTTATCAAGGCAATTAAGGAGGGTAAGACCAACGTTGACCTCAACGCCCCAACCACTCCGGATAATACGCCAGGCGGTTCTACCCCAGGCGGTTCAAACACCGGTCAGACCGGCAGCGAAGGCCAAGGCTCTGAATCAGGCGGCGGCACTACCGGCAAGGACGATACTGGCGACGGCCTTGAATAG
- a CDS encoding OmpH family outer membrane protein: MRKNILGSVAIAAVAALSLASCNKSQPQVEAKSESKAPAELKIAYVEVDSIMTQYTFAKEYSSILEKKGQNIQATIAQKGQQLQAAAANFQQKIQQNAYTREQAEAIQAGLQKQNNDLQGLQQRLSNEFAAEQEKYNKALHDSIANYLARYNKDKKYSIIFSKSGDNLLYADKAYDITKEVISGLNKAYKGKLKKEEAAPAKK, translated from the coding sequence ATGAGAAAGAACATTTTGGGTTCAGTGGCAATTGCAGCTGTTGCTGCCCTGTCATTGGCATCATGCAACAAATCTCAGCCTCAGGTAGAGGCTAAGTCAGAGAGCAAGGCTCCTGCTGAATTGAAGATTGCTTATGTAGAGGTAGACTCTATCATGACTCAGTATACCTTTGCTAAGGAGTATTCTTCTATCTTGGAGAAGAAGGGTCAGAACATTCAGGCTACTATTGCGCAGAAGGGTCAGCAGCTCCAGGCTGCAGCAGCCAACTTCCAGCAGAAGATTCAGCAGAATGCTTACACTCGCGAGCAGGCTGAGGCTATCCAGGCTGGACTGCAGAAGCAGAACAACGACCTGCAGGGCTTGCAGCAGCGCTTGAGCAACGAGTTTGCTGCTGAGCAGGAGAAGTACAACAAGGCGCTCCACGACAGCATTGCCAACTATCTTGCCCGCTACAACAAGGACAAGAAGTACAGCATCATCTTCTCTAAGAGCGGCGATAACCTGCTCTATGCTGACAAGGCTTACGATATTACAAAAGAGGTGATTTCCGGCTTGAACAAGGCTTACAAGGGAAAGCTGAAGAAAGAGGAGGCTGCTCCTGCTAAAAAGTAA
- the hisG gene encoding ATP phosphoribosyltransferase, translating into MLRIAVQSKGRLFDDTMNLLAEADIKVSASKRTLLVQSSNFPLEVLYLRDDDIPQSVASGVADIGIVGENEFVERGENAQIIDRLGFSKCRLSLAIPKKIDYPGLEWFNGRKIATSYPNILRKFMKKNNINADIHVITGSVEISPGIGLADGIFDIVSSGSTLVSNNLAEVEVVMKSEALLIGNWNMDEEKHEILNEMLFRFEAVRSAQDKKYVMMNAPKAKVQEITEVLPGIKSPTIIPLADEEWCSIHTVLDEKRFWEIIGKLKELGAQGILVTPIEKMIL; encoded by the coding sequence ATGTTACGAATAGCAGTACAAAGCAAGGGTCGTCTTTTCGACGACACCATGAATCTCTTAGCAGAGGCTGACATCAAAGTAAGCGCCTCTAAACGCACCCTCCTGGTGCAGTCAAGCAACTTTCCTCTCGAGGTTCTCTACCTTCGTGATGATGATATTCCTCAGAGCGTAGCCTCTGGTGTGGCAGATATCGGAATCGTGGGCGAGAACGAGTTTGTAGAGCGTGGAGAGAATGCGCAGATTATCGACCGTCTGGGTTTCAGCAAGTGCCGCCTGAGCCTCGCCATTCCTAAGAAGATTGATTATCCGGGATTGGAATGGTTCAACGGCAGGAAGATTGCTACTTCTTACCCTAACATCCTGCGCAAGTTTATGAAGAAGAATAATATCAATGCCGACATCCATGTCATTACGGGTTCTGTAGAAATCAGTCCGGGCATCGGTTTGGCTGACGGTATTTTCGATATTGTAAGTTCAGGTTCTACTCTGGTCAGCAACAATCTTGCTGAGGTTGAGGTGGTGATGAAGAGCGAGGCTCTGCTCATCGGCAACTGGAACATGGACGAGGAGAAGCATGAGATTCTGAACGAGATGCTGTTCCGCTTCGAGGCTGTACGTTCTGCACAGGACAAGAAGTACGTGATGATGAATGCTCCTAAGGCAAAGGTTCAGGAGATTACAGAAGTATTGCCAGGCATCAAGAGTCCTACGATTATCCCATTGGCTGATGAGGAATGGTGCTCTATCCACACCGTGCTCGATGAGAAGCGTTTCTGGGAAATCATAGGCAAGCTGAAGGAACTCGGTGCACAGGGCATCCTGGTAACACCAATCGAAAAGATGATATTGTAA